From Streptosporangium album, the proteins below share one genomic window:
- a CDS encoding glycosyltransferase family 2 protein: MPAQSPPLSAVLPATPAGFQRSATGGTAELSWAGQGWLADGEPLGDRPDATEVARLRPLRGLTVRWPSAAVPTGAVTALAAAGVPLHAAASPAWVEPRLARLLADWTPEEGVGGPRSVTDLRREEQSVRLRRHGLRGADDTAAPKVSVVMASMRPHLLGSALTQIARQRRVEAEVLLALHGVPAGHEAVRRAIRGCDLPITVIEADAATPFGEALNTAASRAGGEYVAKWDDDDWYGPEHLADLLLARSYAGADIVGAAAEFFYLEPLNATIRRTDYTGEIWSDHVAGGTILLGRAAFAELGGFPALPRGVDAGFLKAAHAAGARIYRTHGLGYVLRRSVSAEHTWRLSLAHFLRVATNQWRGFRPSLILETP, encoded by the coding sequence GTGCCCGCGCAGTCGCCCCCCCTCTCTGCCGTCCTGCCCGCGACCCCCGCCGGCTTCCAGCGATCGGCGACCGGAGGGACGGCGGAGCTGTCCTGGGCCGGCCAGGGGTGGCTGGCGGACGGCGAGCCGCTCGGCGACCGGCCGGACGCCACCGAGGTCGCCCGCCTTCGACCGCTGCGCGGCCTGACCGTCCGATGGCCCTCCGCCGCCGTCCCCACCGGTGCGGTCACCGCCCTGGCCGCGGCAGGGGTGCCGCTGCACGCCGCCGCCTCGCCGGCCTGGGTGGAGCCCCGCCTGGCCCGCCTGCTCGCGGACTGGACGCCCGAGGAGGGCGTCGGCGGGCCCCGCTCGGTGACCGACCTGCGCAGGGAGGAGCAGAGCGTACGGCTGCGCCGCCACGGCCTCCGCGGTGCTGATGACACGGCCGCGCCCAAGGTCAGCGTCGTGATGGCCAGCATGCGCCCGCACCTGCTGGGCTCCGCGCTCACCCAGATCGCCCGGCAGCGGCGGGTCGAGGCCGAGGTCCTGCTGGCCCTGCACGGCGTCCCCGCCGGCCACGAGGCGGTACGGCGGGCGATACGGGGATGCGACCTGCCGATCACCGTGATCGAGGCGGACGCGGCCACCCCGTTCGGGGAGGCGCTCAACACGGCCGCCTCCCGGGCGGGCGGTGAGTACGTCGCGAAGTGGGACGACGACGACTGGTACGGCCCCGAGCATCTGGCCGACCTCCTTCTCGCGAGGTCGTACGCCGGCGCGGACATCGTGGGCGCGGCGGCCGAGTTCTTCTACCTGGAGCCCCTGAACGCCACGATCCGCCGCACCGACTACACCGGCGAGATCTGGTCGGACCACGTGGCCGGCGGCACGATCCTGCTCGGCAGAGCCGCCTTCGCCGAACTCGGCGGGTTCCCCGCGCTGCCCCGCGGGGTGGACGCCGGATTCCTCAAGGCGGCCCACGCGGCCGGGGCGCGCATCTACCGCACCCACGGTCTCGGCTACGTGCTGCGGCGCTCGGTGAGCGCCGAGCACACCTGGCGGCTCTCGCTCGCCCATTTCCTGCGCGTCGCGACGAATCAGTGGCGAGGCTTCCGTCCGAGCCTGATTCTGGAAACGCCATGA